In one window of Helianthus annuus cultivar XRQ/B chromosome 17, HanXRQr2.0-SUNRISE, whole genome shotgun sequence DNA:
- the LOC110926286 gene encoding 40S ribosomal protein S9-2, with protein MVHVSFYRNYGKTFKKPRRPYEKERLDAELKLVGEYGLRCKRELWRVQYALSRIRNAARMLLTLEEKDPRRIFEGEALMRRMNRYGLLDESQNKLDYVLALTVENFLERRLQTLVFKTGMAKSIHHARVLIKQRHIRVGRQVVNVPSFMVRVDSQKHIDFSLTSPFGGGRPGRVKRKNQKAAAKKAAGGDADEDDEE; from the exons ATGGTCCATGTGTCATTTTATCGAAACT ATGGAAAGACTTTCAAGAAGCCCCGCCGTCCATACGAGAAGGAACGTTTGGACGCTGAGTTAAAACTCGTAGGAGAATACGGTCTCCGGTGCAAACGCGAGCTCTGGAGGGTGCAATACGCTCTTAGTCGAATTAGAAATGCCGCAAGAATGCTTTTGACCCTTGAAGAAAAGGACCCCCGTCGAATTTTCGAGGGTGAAGCACTTATGAGGAGAATGAACCGTTACGGGCTTTTGGATGAGAGCCAAAACAAGCTTGATTATGTGTTGGCACTTACCGTTGAGAACTTTCTAGAACGTCGTTTGCAGACACTCGTGTTCAAGACCGGTATGGCTAAGTCTATTCATCATGCTAGAGTGCTCATCAAGCAGAGGCACATCAG GGTTGGAAGGCAAGTGGTGAATGTTCCGTCTTTCATGGTGAGAGTTGACTCACAGAAGCACATTGACTTCTCGCTCACAAGTCCCTTTGGTGGTGGCCGACCCGGCAGAGTTAAGCGAAAGAACCAAAAAGCTGCTGCCAAGAAGGCGGCAGGCGGTGATGCTGAcgaggatgatgaagaatga